From Lysobacter auxotrophicus, the proteins below share one genomic window:
- a CDS encoding FAD-dependent oxidoreductase, with translation MSRRGSGLDVVVVGAGVVGAAAALAFARDGLQVALVETRQPPAWQPLPIDSDRIDLRVYAFAPDNAALLDDLGIWRQVSNARVQPYRAMRVWDAAGGGELAFDADAFGRRELGWIVEHALLVDRLWNALPAAGVQLHCPDSVVSLEQDDAGATVGLESGLSLRSRIVVAADGAESKLRSLAGIEASRHDYGQRGLVAFVESERPHRQTCWQRFLPTGPLAFLPFDDGHVSSIVWTLPEVEAQRLLDVDDTAFLRELDNAFAGTLGASRRVSRRAAFPLRLQLAQSLAQGRVAVIGDAAHAVHPLAGQGVNLGLRDVATLRRTLVDARSRGLDLAARLPRWARTQRSENALSAHAFDGINRLFSNDSITATLLRGPLLGLAGKLPPLTHAFWRHAAGQ, from the coding sequence ATGAGCCGCCGCGGATCCGGACTCGATGTCGTCGTCGTCGGCGCCGGTGTCGTCGGTGCAGCCGCCGCGCTGGCCTTCGCGCGCGATGGACTGCAGGTTGCGCTGGTGGAAACGCGGCAGCCGCCCGCATGGCAGCCGTTGCCGATCGATTCCGATCGCATCGACCTGCGCGTGTACGCATTCGCGCCCGACAACGCGGCGCTGCTCGATGATCTCGGCATCTGGCGCCAAGTAAGCAACGCACGCGTGCAGCCCTATCGCGCGATGCGCGTGTGGGATGCAGCCGGTGGCGGAGAGCTTGCCTTCGATGCCGATGCGTTCGGCCGGCGCGAACTGGGCTGGATCGTCGAACACGCGCTGCTCGTCGACCGCCTGTGGAATGCGTTGCCCGCCGCTGGAGTGCAGTTGCATTGCCCCGACAGCGTCGTATCGCTCGAACAGGACGACGCGGGCGCAACGGTGGGTCTGGAGAGCGGGCTTTCGCTGCGTTCGAGGATTGTCGTGGCCGCCGATGGCGCGGAGTCGAAGCTGCGTTCGCTCGCCGGGATCGAGGCGTCGCGCCACGATTACGGGCAGCGCGGCCTGGTGGCGTTCGTCGAGAGCGAGCGGCCGCATCGGCAGACGTGCTGGCAGCGCTTCCTGCCAACCGGCCCGCTCGCCTTCCTGCCCTTCGACGACGGGCACGTCAGCTCGATCGTCTGGACGCTGCCGGAGGTCGAAGCGCAGCGCCTGCTCGACGTCGACGACACGGCGTTCCTGCGCGAACTCGACAACGCGTTCGCCGGGACGCTCGGCGCGTCGAGGCGGGTATCACGACGTGCCGCGTTTCCGTTGCGCCTGCAGCTTGCGCAATCGCTGGCGCAAGGCCGTGTTGCCGTGATCGGCGATGCCGCGCACGCGGTGCATCCGCTCGCGGGGCAGGGCGTGAACCTGGGATTGCGCGACGTGGCGACGCTGCGGCGCACGCTGGTCGATGCGCGGTCGCGTGGGCTGGACCTCGCCGCGCGCCTGCCGCGCTGGGCGCGCACGCAACGCAGCGAGAACGCGTTGTCGGCGCATGCCTTCGACGGCATCAACCGGTTGTTCTCGAACGATTCGATCACCGCGACGCTGCTGCGCGGTCCGCTGCTGGGGCTGGCGGGAAAGCTGCCGCCGCTCACGCACGCCTTCTGGCGTCACGCGGCCGGACAATAA
- the rlmM gene encoding 23S rRNA (cytidine(2498)-2'-O)-methyltransferase RlmM, producing MIPADALLCYCRPGFEPELAAELGERAALAGHPGYARTDRNSGYVEFLGADAGALTRAMPFDSLIFARQKLARFAELRGLDPKDRITPILRALEATLGNTYTFGELWVEHPDSDEAKPLAGLARAFGNALRPVLRKGGWLTQFDDSRKSRLHVVFLSGDHVLLAIGEAGDSAPWPLGIPRLRMHADAPSRSALKLEEALMVLMSEKERERLFRDGMRGADLGAAPGGWSWVLMRQGLRVISVDNGPLQDKLLESGRVEHLREDGFHWHPRAPLDWMVCDMVEQPRRVAERMGTWFREGWCRHAIFNLKLPMKKRWDETRLCLSLFEERAGKPLQVRARQLYHDREEITVFATGRLC from the coding sequence ATGATCCCGGCCGACGCCCTGCTCTGCTATTGCCGCCCCGGCTTCGAGCCCGAACTCGCGGCCGAACTGGGCGAGCGCGCGGCGCTCGCCGGCCATCCCGGCTACGCGCGTACCGATCGCAACAGCGGCTACGTGGAATTCCTCGGCGCCGACGCCGGCGCGCTGACGCGCGCAATGCCGTTCGATTCGCTCATCTTCGCGCGGCAGAAGCTTGCGCGTTTCGCCGAGCTGCGCGGCCTGGATCCGAAGGACCGCATCACGCCGATCCTGCGCGCGCTCGAAGCGACGCTCGGCAACACCTACACCTTCGGCGAGTTGTGGGTCGAGCATCCCGATTCCGACGAAGCCAAGCCGCTGGCCGGCCTGGCGCGCGCCTTCGGCAACGCGCTTCGCCCCGTGCTGCGCAAGGGCGGCTGGCTCACGCAGTTCGACGATTCGCGCAAGTCCCGCCTGCATGTCGTGTTCCTTTCCGGCGACCACGTGCTGCTCGCCATCGGCGAAGCGGGCGACAGCGCGCCGTGGCCGCTGGGCATTCCGCGTTTGCGCATGCATGCCGATGCGCCGAGCCGTTCCGCGCTGAAGCTCGAGGAAGCGCTGATGGTGCTGATGAGCGAGAAGGAACGCGAACGCCTGTTCCGCGACGGCATGCGCGGCGCGGACCTCGGCGCGGCGCCCGGCGGCTGGAGCTGGGTGTTGATGCGCCAGGGATTGCGCGTGATCTCCGTCGACAACGGACCGCTGCAGGACAAGCTGTTGGAAAGCGGCCGCGTCGAGCACCTGCGCGAGGACGGTTTCCACTGGCATCCGCGCGCACCGCTGGACTGGATGGTCTGCGACATGGTCGAGCAGCCGCGCCGCGTCGCCGAGCGGATGGGCACGTGGTTCCGCGAGGGCTGGTGCCGGCACGCGATCTTCAACCTCAAGCTTCCGATGAAGAAGCGCTGGGACGAGACGCGTCTATGCCTGTCGCTGTTCGAGGAACGCGCCGGGAAACCGCTGCAGGTACGCGCGCGCCAGCTCTACCACGACCGCGAAGAGATCACGGTATTCGCCACCGGGCGTTTATGCTGA
- a CDS encoding nucleoside deaminase translates to MLYAQVHLTLPAWVHESVDTQRLYVGDAAKVELAIALSRMNIEAGSGGPFGAAVFGPDERIISIGVNRVLPHTCSLAHAETMAYMLAQQRTQRARLNEDAIGERLGPITLATSSQPCCQCYGATIWAGIDRLVIGARSEDVETLTEFDEGPLPADWIGELERRGIEVVRDVHRDLARDVLRAYGESGGERY, encoded by the coding sequence ATGCTCTACGCGCAGGTTCACCTCACCCTGCCCGCCTGGGTCCACGAATCGGTCGATACGCAACGCCTCTACGTCGGCGACGCCGCGAAGGTCGAGCTCGCCATCGCCTTGTCGCGCATGAACATCGAAGCCGGCAGCGGCGGGCCGTTCGGCGCGGCGGTGTTCGGGCCGGACGAGCGCATCATCTCGATCGGCGTGAACCGCGTGCTGCCGCATACGTGCTCGCTCGCGCACGCCGAGACGATGGCCTACATGCTCGCGCAGCAGCGCACGCAGCGCGCGCGGCTCAACGAGGACGCGATCGGCGAGCGTCTCGGCCCGATCACGCTGGCGACCTCGTCGCAGCCGTGCTGCCAGTGCTACGGCGCGACGATCTGGGCCGGCATCGACCGCCTGGTCATCGGCGCGCGCAGCGAGGACGTGGAAACGCTGACCGAATTCGACGAAGGCCCGCTGCCCGCGGACTGGATCGGCGAACTCGAACGCCGCGGCATCGAAGTCGTGCGCGACGTGCATCGCGACCTCGCACGCGACGTGCTGCGCGCATATGGCGAGTCCGGCGGCGAGCGCTACTGA
- a CDS encoding glutamine--tRNA ligase/YqeY domain fusion protein, producing the protein MSATPHHAAPATASAPEAVAPAKQDFIRQIVREDLASGKHHAIRTRFPPEPNGYLHIGHAKAICLDFGIAAEFGGDCNLRLDDTNPVKEDPEYVRAIQDDVRWLGFEWHDLRHASDYFGVLYLAAEKLIRQGDAFVCDLTPEQVREYRGTLTEPGRESPFRNRSVEENLDLFRRMRAGEFPDGARTLRAKIDMASGNMNLRDPALYRIKHVEHQNTGHEWPIYPMYDFAHSLSDAVEGITHSLCTLEFEDHRPLYDWCVDKVDLANSPELLEPVLSKGFPKEASKPRQIEFSRLNFNYLVMSKRKLLALVNEGLVDGWDDPRMPTLQGIRRRGYTPSALRLMVDRVGISKQNSLLDISLLEGALRDDLDAAAQRRMAVIDPLKLVITNLDAGHEESLTFPNHPKDESAGTRAVPFSNELWIEREDFEEVPPKGFKRLIPGGEVRLRGAGIFRCDEVIKDGDTVVEIRGVLDPESRPGMAGADRKIKGTIHWVSAKHAVKAQVRLYDRLFVVPDPDSEEGGKTYKDHLNPESRRVVTGYVEPAAANANPEQSFQFERIGYFVADRYDHRSDAPVFNRSVTLRDTWTTKG; encoded by the coding sequence ATGTCCGCTACGCCCCACCACGCCGCTCCCGCCACTGCGTCCGCCCCCGAAGCCGTCGCGCCCGCGAAGCAGGACTTCATCCGGCAGATCGTTCGCGAGGACCTGGCCAGCGGCAAGCACCACGCGATCCGCACGCGTTTCCCGCCCGAGCCCAACGGCTACCTGCACATCGGCCACGCCAAGGCGATCTGCCTGGACTTCGGCATTGCCGCGGAGTTCGGCGGCGACTGCAACCTGCGCCTGGACGACACCAACCCGGTGAAGGAAGACCCCGAATACGTGCGCGCGATCCAGGACGACGTGCGCTGGCTCGGCTTCGAGTGGCACGACCTGCGCCATGCGTCGGACTACTTCGGCGTGCTGTACCTCGCCGCGGAAAAGCTGATCCGCCAGGGCGATGCCTTCGTGTGCGACCTCACGCCGGAACAGGTGCGCGAATACCGTGGCACGCTGACCGAGCCGGGCCGCGAATCGCCGTTCCGCAACCGCAGCGTCGAGGAAAACCTGGACCTGTTCCGCCGCATGCGGGCCGGTGAATTCCCCGACGGCGCCCGCACGCTGCGCGCGAAGATCGACATGGCCAGCGGCAACATGAACCTGCGCGATCCCGCGCTGTACCGCATCAAGCACGTCGAGCACCAGAACACCGGGCACGAATGGCCGATCTACCCGATGTACGACTTCGCGCATTCGCTCAGCGACGCGGTGGAAGGCATCACGCATTCGCTGTGCACCCTGGAGTTCGAAGACCACCGTCCGCTGTACGACTGGTGCGTCGACAAGGTCGACCTGGCGAACTCGCCGGAGCTGCTGGAGCCGGTGCTGTCGAAGGGGTTCCCCAAGGAAGCGAGCAAGCCGCGCCAGATCGAGTTCTCGCGCCTGAACTTCAACTACCTGGTCATGAGCAAGCGCAAGCTGCTCGCGCTGGTGAACGAAGGCCTCGTCGACGGTTGGGACGATCCGCGCATGCCGACGCTGCAGGGCATCCGCCGTCGCGGCTACACGCCGAGCGCGCTGCGCCTCATGGTCGATCGCGTCGGCATCAGCAAGCAGAACTCGCTGCTCGACATCTCCCTCCTGGAAGGCGCGCTGCGCGACGACCTCGACGCCGCCGCGCAGCGCCGCATGGCCGTGATCGATCCGTTGAAGCTGGTCATCACCAACCTCGATGCGGGCCACGAGGAATCGCTGACGTTCCCGAACCACCCCAAGGACGAGAGCGCCGGCACGCGCGCCGTGCCGTTCTCCAACGAGCTGTGGATCGAGCGCGAGGACTTCGAGGAAGTGCCGCCGAAGGGCTTCAAGCGCCTGATTCCGGGCGGCGAAGTGCGCCTGCGCGGCGCCGGCATCTTCCGATGCGATGAGGTGATCAAGGACGGCGACACCGTCGTGGAGATCCGCGGCGTGCTCGATCCCGAATCGCGCCCGGGCATGGCCGGCGCCGATCGCAAGATCAAGGGCACGATCCACTGGGTCAGCGCGAAGCACGCGGTGAAGGCGCAGGTGCGCCTGTACGACCGCCTGTTCGTCGTGCCCGATCCGGACAGTGAGGAAGGCGGCAAGACGTACAAGGACCACCTCAATCCCGAATCGCGCCGCGTCGTCACCGGCTACGTCGAACCCGCCGCGGCGAACGCGAACCCGGAGCAGTCATTCCAGTTCGAGCGCATCGGCTACTTCGTCGCCGATCGCTACGACCATCGCAGCGATGCGCCGGTGTTCAACCGCAGCGTCACGCTGCGCGACACCTGGACCACGAAGGGTTGA